The following proteins come from a genomic window of Nicotiana tomentosiformis chromosome 12, ASM39032v3, whole genome shotgun sequence:
- the LOC138902646 gene encoding uncharacterized protein encodes MEKIYLQGSWDDHLPLIEFAYNNSYHAIIRKAPFEDLYGRRCRSPIGWFEIGEAELIGPNLMHQAMEKEFKEDDWVFLKVSPMKGIMQFGRRGKLSLRYVGKYRIFQRIGEVAYRLELPPEISLVHPVYHVSMLKNVVGDPSLIITVETIEVNEELTYEENPVAILDRQVRKLRNKEIASMKALGQNQQVEEATWEAEEEINKKYPHLFE; translated from the exons ATGGAGAAGATctatctccag ggtagctgggatgatcatttgccactcatagagtttgcctacaataacagttatcatgcCATTATTAGGAAGGCACCATTCGAggatttatatggtaggagatgtagatctcccattgggtggttcgagattggggaagcagagttaatAGGGCcaaacctcatgcatcaggctatggaaaag gagttcaaagaagatgattgggtattcttgaaggtttcccctatgaagggtataatgcagtTTGGTAGGagagggaaattgagtctgaggtatgtcggaaaGTACAGAATCtttcagaggattggtgaggtggcttacaggctagaactacctccagaaatatctttagtgcacccggtgtacCACGTGTCCATGTTGAAAAatgtggttggagatccgtcgcttattaTTACAGTTGAGACCatagaggttaatgaagaattgacatATGAAGAAAATCCAGTTGCTatccttgataggcaagtccgaaagttgaggaacaaagagattgcctccaTGAAAGCACTAGGGCAGAACCAgcaagttgaagaggccacctgggaggccgaggaagaaataaataagaagtaccctcatttgtttgaataa
- the LOC138903607 gene encoding uncharacterized protein: protein MNKEEFAVDEKTYENLDGLKIKIITSNIGRRYKKVGENIYLMLEKETARLEDSLTAMTRIIKENEEIDRKNEIEKIRQQAKKELQQVEENKNTRIMELEKELAILKELYENKQREREKKKELEQEERLKEEIEKFREKLKEDIEVKLEEINETNSENEQNTESSEDSEISETYTELITKTNNIINPEIYAGDISEKPSTSKERKYKQTIPTYYNNNYERSDRSKVLWDKRLNRKWTPKTINEQYNFLDLDCVEDVNKIIQLWVGYISKQLIDNKIPIPEAPGYIERTIIGTVKLWIQNLNDESIKALRSNKKFDGESATTTIDILIKYELAIRNEFSSMTTEIEEQQKEKTVSRNLMNKLAICNMCYIDEYTCAFKEYYYKGTYSVEEGKEIRKIYFTKLPEPFSSKIIRDWEKAGLEDTLGARIRYLKNWFIELCEKHKEEIKMEKTLIKNLTCCKIKTAPQFGCTDNYYKKKNYKRKYKKYRRNKLKYKYKNPRKRYYIKDYKRKRPYRIKKKLSECTCYNCGKLGHLAKDCKLPRDPKKKQITEINTDNEEYMQLDYIDYELDSEDSIYELEPELETEIESEKELSDIEEND from the coding sequence atgaataaagaaGAATTTGCGGTAGACGAAAAAACATACGAAAATTTGGatggattaaaaataaaaataataacttcaaatatagGAAGAAGATATAAGAAAGTAGGAGAAAACATATATTTAATGTTAGAAAAAGAAACTGCAAGATTAGAAGATAGTTTAACAGCAATGACaagaataataaaagaaaatgaagaaattgataggaaaaatgaaattgaaaaaattaggcaacaagctaaaaaagaattacagcaagtggaagaaaacaaaaacaccaggataatggaattagaaaaagaattagCAATATTAAAAGAATTGTATGAAAACAaacagagagaaagagaaaagaaaaaagaattagagCAAGAAGAAAGATTGAAGGAAGAAATAGAAAAATTTAGGGAAAAATTAAAAGAGGACATAGAAGTAAAACTTGAAGAAATAAATGAAACTAATAGTGAAAATGAACAGAATACAGAAAGTTCAGAAGATTcagaaataagtgaaacatatacagaacttataACTAAAACAAATAACATAATAAATCCAGAAATATATGCCGGAGATATAAGCGAAAAACCAAGtacatcaaaagaaagaaaatacaaacaaacaataccaacatattacAATAATAATTATGAACGAAGTGACAGAAGTAAAGTATTATGGGATAAAAGATTAAACAGAAAATGGACACCAAAAACAATAAATGAACAATATAACTTTTTGGACTTAGATTGCGTAGAAGAcgttaataaaataatacaactatgggtaggatatatatcaaaacaattaatagataataaaataccaattccagaagcaccaggatatatagaaaggACAATAATAGGAACAGTAAAATTATGGATACAAAATCTAAATGATGAAAGTATAAAAGCAttaagaagtaataaaaaattcGATGGTGAATCAGCTACAACAACTATAGACATAttaataaaatatgaattagCTATAAGAAATGAATTTAGTAGTATGACAACAGAAATAGAAgagcaacaaaaagaaaaaacagtAAGTAGAAATCTAATGAACAAACTAGCTATATGTAACATGTGTTACATAGACGAATATACGTGTGCATTTAAAGAATATTACTATAAAGGAACATATAGTgttgaagaaggaaaagaaatcagaaaaatatactttacaaaattaccagaaccttttagTTCTAAAATAATAAGAGATTGGGAAAAAGCAGGATTAGAAGATACCTTAGGAGCTAGAATTAGATATTTAAAGAATTGGTTTATAGAATTATGTgaaaaacataaagaagaaattaaaatggAAAAAACACTGATAAAAAACCTTACATGTTGTAAAATTAAAACTGCACCCCAGTTTGGATGTACAGAtaattattataaaaagaaaaattataaaagaaaatataaaaaatatagaagaaaTAAGTTAAAATATAAGTATAAAAACCCGAGGAAAAGATATTATATAAAAGATTACAAAAGAAAAAGACCATATAGAATTAAGAAAAAATTATCCGAATGTACTTGttacaattgtggaaaattaggacACCTAGCCAAAGATTGTAAATTACCTAGAGACCCTAAAAAGaaacaaataacagaaattaacaCTGATAATGAAGAATACATGCAACTAGACTATATAGATTATGAAttagatagtgaagatagtatTTATGAATTAGAACCTGAATTAGAAACAGAAATAGAATCAGAAAAAGAACTATCAGATATAGAGGAAAATGACTGA